The following are encoded in a window of Sinomonas cyclohexanicum genomic DNA:
- a CDS encoding HpcH/HpaI aldolase/citrate lyase family protein, which translates to MTSTASADSTQPATAERPSAPARAISPEIARSWLLVNAMKTELFGESAASRADAVILDIEDAVDPSHKDEARENVSRWLADGGRAWVRVNDATSPFWADDLAGLRGNPGLLGVVLAKTESADQVTESFHRMDGKTPVIPLVESAVGIEEANHIAKAQGAFRLAFGSGDFRRDTGMAATPEAMAYPRAKLVVASRVGNLPGPIDGPTVGTNHPILREQSAITVMMGMTGKLCLAIDQTTVINEVISPTPSDVAWASDFMSDFEANGRVIRDGSDLPRLGRAEKIMKLANAFGVRPAL; encoded by the coding sequence ATGACGTCAACTGCCTCCGCCGATTCGACCCAACCGGCCACCGCCGAGCGGCCCTCCGCCCCGGCCCGGGCGATCAGCCCCGAGATCGCCCGCTCATGGCTTCTGGTCAACGCGATGAAGACGGAATTGTTCGGCGAATCGGCGGCCTCGCGCGCTGACGCGGTCATCCTCGACATCGAGGACGCGGTCGATCCCTCGCACAAGGACGAGGCCCGTGAGAACGTCTCGCGGTGGCTCGCCGACGGCGGCCGCGCGTGGGTGCGGGTCAATGACGCCACGAGCCCGTTCTGGGCCGACGACCTCGCCGGGCTCCGCGGCAACCCTGGCCTGCTCGGTGTGGTGCTCGCCAAGACCGAATCCGCCGACCAGGTGACCGAGAGCTTCCACCGCATGGACGGCAAGACCCCGGTGATCCCGCTCGTCGAGTCGGCGGTGGGCATCGAGGAGGCCAACCACATCGCGAAGGCCCAGGGCGCCTTCCGGCTCGCGTTCGGCTCGGGCGACTTCCGCCGCGACACCGGCATGGCCGCGACCCCGGAGGCGATGGCCTATCCACGGGCCAAGCTCGTTGTCGCCTCGCGCGTGGGCAATCTCCCGGGCCCGATCGACGGGCCGACCGTCGGGACCAACCACCCGATCCTGCGGGAGCAGAGCGCGATCACGGTCATGATGGGCATGACCGGCAAGCTGTGCCTCGCGATCGACCAGACCACGGTGATCAACGAGGTCATCTCCCCGACGCCGAGCGACGTCGCGTGGGCCTCGGACTTCATGAGCGACTTCGAGGCGAACGGCCGCGTGATCAGGGACGGCTCGGACCTCCCGCGTCTGGGCCGGGCCGAGAAGATCATGAAGCTCGCGAACGCCTTCGGCGTGCGTCCAGCGCTCTAG
- a CDS encoding pyridoxamine 5'-phosphate oxidase family protein, translating to MSEVNASFLYGQGARHENYELDAEQCWSLLGSSGIGRFAFAHEGRIAVYPVGYLVYGGAVYFRTSPKGTVSQSLPQDGVALQIDATQPAQKSGWSVMVSGRAEAVEDSAELTALFGQMTDEPWAGGVRDLFVHIRPEELTGRRVYLA from the coding sequence ATGTCTGAGGTCAACGCAAGTTTCCTGTACGGGCAGGGAGCCCGGCACGAGAACTACGAGTTGGACGCCGAGCAGTGCTGGTCACTGCTCGGCTCCTCGGGCATAGGGAGATTCGCGTTCGCGCACGAGGGCCGGATTGCGGTGTACCCCGTCGGCTACCTCGTCTACGGGGGCGCCGTGTACTTCCGGACCTCTCCGAAGGGGACCGTGTCCCAGAGCCTGCCGCAGGACGGCGTGGCGCTCCAGATCGACGCGACCCAGCCCGCGCAGAAGTCGGGCTGGTCGGTGATGGTGAGCGGCCGTGCGGAGGCTGTCGAGGACTCCGCCGAGCTGACGGCGCTGTTCGGCCAGATGACAGACGAGCCCTGGGCGGGGGGTGTGCGGGACCTGTTCGTGCACATCCGGCCCGAGGAGCTCACGGGGCGCCGCGTCTACCTCGCGTAG
- a CDS encoding glycoside hydrolase family 13 protein: MPATVQPDRTNPSADWWRQAAVYQIYPRSFADSNGDGVGDLQGITSRVPYLATLGIDAVWLSPFYPSALADGGYDVDDYRDVDPRLGTLEDFDEMVGALHAAGIKVIVDIVPNHTSDRHAWFKEALASAPGSAARNRYIFRDGRGEHGELPPNGWTSIFGGGAWERVTEADGTPGQWYFHLFAKEQPDLNWDNPEVHEDFLTTLRFWSDRGVDGFRVDVAHGLKKDMDAAHDDLETIHRADLFDSGEHPLWDRDEVHSVYAEWRKVLNGYTPPRTAVAEAWVHADRRAKYASPEGLGQAFNFDLLQADFDAAQFREIITKNLAEAAATGASSTWVFSNHDVVRHATRYGLPKGSGRGGAGADGKDWLLDGGDPADVDAALGLRRAKAATALMLALPGSAYLYQGEELGLQEVGRILDRDRQDPTFFRNRGVEVGRDGCRVPLPWDATPAEGSSFGFGAGTAHLPQPAWFKDYAVSVEEKDPGSTLAFYRRALALRRELEGPERLEWVEAADRDVLHFVRPSDAGAWHVVANFGEVPTPLPDGEVLLATAEVEGGKLPGAATAWVRVA, translated from the coding sequence GTGCCCGCCACCGTTCAGCCAGACCGCACGAACCCCTCCGCCGACTGGTGGCGCCAGGCCGCCGTCTACCAGATCTACCCGCGCAGCTTCGCCGACTCGAATGGGGACGGCGTCGGCGACCTCCAGGGCATCACCTCCCGCGTGCCCTACTTGGCCACGCTCGGGATCGACGCCGTGTGGCTCAGCCCCTTCTACCCGTCCGCGCTCGCGGACGGCGGGTACGACGTCGACGACTACCGCGACGTGGACCCGCGCCTCGGCACGCTCGAGGACTTCGACGAGATGGTGGGGGCCCTGCACGCCGCCGGCATCAAGGTCATCGTGGACATCGTCCCGAACCACACGTCCGACCGCCACGCGTGGTTCAAGGAGGCCCTCGCCTCTGCCCCCGGCTCCGCCGCGCGCAACCGCTACATCTTCCGCGACGGCCGGGGCGAGCACGGCGAGCTCCCGCCCAACGGGTGGACCTCGATCTTCGGCGGCGGGGCGTGGGAGCGCGTCACCGAGGCCGACGGGACGCCGGGCCAGTGGTACTTCCACCTGTTCGCCAAGGAGCAGCCGGACCTCAACTGGGACAACCCCGAGGTCCACGAGGACTTCCTGACCACGCTGCGCTTCTGGTCCGACCGCGGCGTCGACGGCTTCCGCGTCGACGTGGCGCACGGGCTCAAGAAGGACATGGACGCGGCCCACGACGACCTCGAGACCATCCACCGCGCCGACCTGTTCGACTCCGGCGAGCACCCCCTGTGGGACCGCGACGAGGTCCACTCGGTCTACGCCGAGTGGCGCAAGGTCCTCAACGGGTACACCCCGCCGCGCACCGCCGTCGCGGAGGCCTGGGTGCATGCCGACCGGCGCGCCAAGTACGCGTCGCCGGAGGGCCTCGGCCAGGCGTTCAACTTCGACCTCCTCCAGGCGGACTTCGACGCCGCACAGTTCCGGGAGATCATCACGAAGAACCTCGCCGAGGCGGCCGCCACGGGCGCGTCCTCGACGTGGGTCTTCTCGAACCACGACGTCGTGCGGCACGCCACGCGCTACGGCCTGCCCAAGGGATCGGGTCGCGGTGGCGCGGGCGCGGACGGCAAGGACTGGCTGCTCGACGGCGGCGACCCGGCCGACGTCGACGCCGCGCTCGGGCTGCGCCGGGCCAAGGCGGCGACGGCCCTCATGCTCGCGCTCCCCGGCTCCGCCTACCTCTACCAGGGCGAGGAGCTCGGGCTCCAGGAAGTGGGGCGCATCCTGGACAGGGACCGTCAGGACCCCACCTTCTTCCGCAACCGCGGCGTCGAGGTGGGACGCGACGGCTGCCGCGTCCCGTTGCCCTGGGACGCTACGCCGGCCGAGGGCTCGTCCTTCGGCTTCGGAGCCGGCACTGCCCACCTGCCGCAGCCGGCGTGGTTCAAGGACTATGCCGTGAGCGTGGAGGAGAAGGACCCGGGCTCGACCCTCGCCTTCTACCGGCGGGCGCTCGCCCTGCGGCGCGAGCTCGAGGGGCCGGAGCGGCTCGAGTGGGTCGAGGCGGCGGACCGCGACGTGCTGCACTTCGTGCGGCCGAGCGACGCCGGCGCCTGGCACGTCGTGGCCAACTTCGGCGAGGTCCCGACGCCGCTGCCCGACGGCGAGGTCCTCCTCGCCACGGCCGAGGTCGAGGGTGGCAAGCTTCCCGGCGCCGCTACAGCCTGGGTGCGCGTGGCCTGA